A part of Mesoplodon densirostris isolate mMesDen1 chromosome 10, mMesDen1 primary haplotype, whole genome shotgun sequence genomic DNA contains:
- the ECI2 gene encoding enoyl-CoA delta isomerase 2 isoform X2: MRASQKDFENAMNQVKLLKKDPGNEVKLKLYALYKQATEGPCNVPKPGVLDFINKAKWDAWNALGSLPKETARQNYVDLVSSLSASSESSSQVTPAADRKQPGSDALVVTSQDGITTITLNRPDKKNALTTQMYHDIMVALEAASKDDSAITVLTGNGDYYCSGNDLTNFTDIPPGGVEEKARSGAVLLRDFVDCFIDFPKPLVAVVNGPAVGISVTILGLFDIVYATDRATFHTPFSQLGQSPEGCSSYTFPKIMGPSKATEMLVFGKKLTAREACTQGLVTEVFPDSTFQNEVRVRLEAYAKLPPNAMKISKQVIRNREKEKLHAINAEESSILQERWLSDECMNAIVNFLSKKANL, encoded by the exons ATGAGAGCCAGCCAGAAGGACTTTGAAAACGCCATGAATCAGGTGAAACTCCTGAAGAAGGATCCAGGAAATGAAGTGAAGCTAAAACTCTATGCACTGTATAAGCAG gccACTGAAGGACCTTGTAATGTGCCCAAACCAGGTGTGCTTGACTTTATCAATAAGGCCAAGTGGGATGCTTGGAATGCTCTTGGCAGTCTGCCCAAG GAAACCGCCAGGCAGAACTACGTGGACTTGGTGTCCAGTTTGAGTGCTTCATCTGAGTCCTCCAGCCAGGTGACACCTGCAGCAGACAGGAAGCAACCAGGAAGTGACGCCCTGGTGGTGACCTCCCAAGATGGCATCACAACCATCACATTGAACCGGCCCGACAAAAAAAATGCACTCACCACTCAG ATGTATCACGACATCATGGTTGCACTTGAGGCTGCAAGCAAGGATGATTCAGCCATAACTGTTTTAACAG GCAATGGGGACTACTACTGTAGTGGGAATGACCTGACCAACTTCACGGATATCCCCCCTGGTGGAGTGGAGGAGAAAGCCAGAAGCGGGGCCGTTTTGCTGAG GGATTTTGTCGACTGTTTTATAGATTTTCCGAAGCCCCTGGTTGCAGTGGTAAACGGACCAGCTGTGGGAATCTCCGTCACCATTCTCGGGCTATTTGATATCGTGTATGCGACCGACAGG GCAACATTTCATACTCCATTCAGTCAGCTAGGCCAGAGTCCAGAAGGATGCTCCTCTTACACTTTTCCGAAGATAATGGGCCCAAGCAAG GCAACAGAGATGCTCGTTTTTGGGAAGAAGTTGACAGCCCGGGAAGCATGTACCCAAGGACTTGTTACTGAAGTCTTTCCCGACAGCACTTTTCAGAACGAAGTTCGGGTCAGGCTGGAAGCATATGCAAAGCTCCCCCCAAAC gcCATGAAAATTTCAAAACAGGTCATCAGAAAtagggagaaagaaaagttaCACGCGATTAATGCTGAAGAAAGCAGTATCCTGCAGGAGAGGTGGCTGTCAGATGAGTGCATGAATGCCATTGTGAACTTCCTGTCCAAAAAAGCGAATCTGTGA
- the ECI2 gene encoding enoyl-CoA delta isomerase 2 isoform X1: MAGAAGRLARRWCSVALSSPLQVTRFPALQLHLCGPAMRASQKDFENAMNQVKLLKKDPGNEVKLKLYALYKQATEGPCNVPKPGVLDFINKAKWDAWNALGSLPKETARQNYVDLVSSLSASSESSSQVTPAADRKQPGSDALVVTSQDGITTITLNRPDKKNALTTQMYHDIMVALEAASKDDSAITVLTGNGDYYCSGNDLTNFTDIPPGGVEEKARSGAVLLRDFVDCFIDFPKPLVAVVNGPAVGISVTILGLFDIVYATDRATFHTPFSQLGQSPEGCSSYTFPKIMGPSKATEMLVFGKKLTAREACTQGLVTEVFPDSTFQNEVRVRLEAYAKLPPNAMKISKQVIRNREKEKLHAINAEESSILQERWLSDECMNAIVNFLSKKANL; encoded by the exons ATGGCTGGAGCGGCCGGAAGGCTGGCGCGGCGGTGGTGCTCGGTCGCTCTCAGCAG TCCTCTGCAGGTCACTCGTTTCCCGGCACTTCAGCTGCACTTGTGTGGCCCAGCAATGAGAGCCAGCCAGAAGGACTTTGAAAACGCCATGAATCAGGTGAAACTCCTGAAGAAGGATCCAGGAAATGAAGTGAAGCTAAAACTCTATGCACTGTATAAGCAG gccACTGAAGGACCTTGTAATGTGCCCAAACCAGGTGTGCTTGACTTTATCAATAAGGCCAAGTGGGATGCTTGGAATGCTCTTGGCAGTCTGCCCAAG GAAACCGCCAGGCAGAACTACGTGGACTTGGTGTCCAGTTTGAGTGCTTCATCTGAGTCCTCCAGCCAGGTGACACCTGCAGCAGACAGGAAGCAACCAGGAAGTGACGCCCTGGTGGTGACCTCCCAAGATGGCATCACAACCATCACATTGAACCGGCCCGACAAAAAAAATGCACTCACCACTCAG ATGTATCACGACATCATGGTTGCACTTGAGGCTGCAAGCAAGGATGATTCAGCCATAACTGTTTTAACAG GCAATGGGGACTACTACTGTAGTGGGAATGACCTGACCAACTTCACGGATATCCCCCCTGGTGGAGTGGAGGAGAAAGCCAGAAGCGGGGCCGTTTTGCTGAG GGATTTTGTCGACTGTTTTATAGATTTTCCGAAGCCCCTGGTTGCAGTGGTAAACGGACCAGCTGTGGGAATCTCCGTCACCATTCTCGGGCTATTTGATATCGTGTATGCGACCGACAGG GCAACATTTCATACTCCATTCAGTCAGCTAGGCCAGAGTCCAGAAGGATGCTCCTCTTACACTTTTCCGAAGATAATGGGCCCAAGCAAG GCAACAGAGATGCTCGTTTTTGGGAAGAAGTTGACAGCCCGGGAAGCATGTACCCAAGGACTTGTTACTGAAGTCTTTCCCGACAGCACTTTTCAGAACGAAGTTCGGGTCAGGCTGGAAGCATATGCAAAGCTCCCCCCAAAC gcCATGAAAATTTCAAAACAGGTCATCAGAAAtagggagaaagaaaagttaCACGCGATTAATGCTGAAGAAAGCAGTATCCTGCAGGAGAGGTGGCTGTCAGATGAGTGCATGAATGCCATTGTGAACTTCCTGTCCAAAAAAGCGAATCTGTGA